One segment of Penaeus vannamei isolate JL-2024 chromosome 3, ASM4276789v1, whole genome shotgun sequence DNA contains the following:
- the LOC138859866 gene encoding serine/arginine repetitive matrix protein 1-like: MRPQTKTTRTPDQNDQDPRQKGPGPQTKTTRTPDKNDQDARQKRPGPQTKTTRTPDKNDQDPRQERPGPRQNDQEPRQKRPGAQTKATRSPDKSDQEPRQKRPGPQTKRPRTSDKNDQDPRQKDPGPQTKTTRSPDKNDQDPRQKRPGPQTKRPRTSDKNDQDPRLKRPGRPQTKRPRTPDKNDQEPRQKRPGPQTKATRTPDKKTQDLRQKRPGPQTKTTRTPDKTDQDPQDKTTRRPQTKRTRTPDKSDQDPRQKRPGPPQTKRPGRQTKTTRIPDKTTRTPDKNDQEAQTKTTRTPDKNDQDPRQKATRTPDKNDQEPRQNDQEPRQKRPGSQTKRPGAQTKTTRRPQTKRPRTSDKNDQDPRQKDPGPQTKTTRSPDKNDQDPRQKRPGPQTKRPRTSDKNDQDPRLKRPGRPQTKRTRTSDKNDQDPRQKDPGPQTKTTRSPDKNDQDPRQKRPGPQTKRPRTSDKNDQDPRLKRPGRQTKQTRTPDKNDQETPDQNDQDPRQKGPGPQTKTTRTPDKNDQDARQKRPGPQTKTTRTEPKTTRTPDQNDQDPKQKRPEARTKATRSPDKSDQGPNNDQEPRQKRPGPQTKRPRTSDKNDQDPRQKDPGPQTKTTRSPDKNDQDPRQKRPGPQTKRPRTSDKNDQDPRLKRPGRQTKETRTPD; the protein is encoded by the exons gaccccagacaaaaacgaccaggaccccagaccaaaacgaccaggaccccagacaaaaaggaCCAGGACCTCAGactaaaacgaccaggaccccagacaaaaacgaccaggacgccagacaaaaacgaccaggaccccagacaaaaacgaccaggaccccagacaaaaacgaccaggaccccagacaagaaCGACCAGGACCTAGAcaaaacgaccaggagcccagacaaaagcgaccaggagcccagacaaaagcgaccaggagcccagacaaaagcgaccaggagcccagacaaaaacgaccaggaccccagacaaaaagacCCAGGAcctcagacaaaaacgaccaggaccccagacaaaaagacccaggaccccagacaaaaacgaccaggagcccagacaaaaacgaccaggaccccagacaaaagcgaccaggaccccagacaaaaagacCCAGGAcctcagacaaaaacgaccaggaccccagactaaaacgaccaggac gaccccagacaaaaagacccaggaccccagacaaaaacgaccaggagcccagacaaaaacgaccaggaccccagacaaaagcgaccaggaccccagacaaaaagacCCAGGAcctcagacaaaaacgaccaggaccccagactaaAACGACCAGGACGCCAGACAAAACAGACCAGGACCCTCAGGAcaaaacgaccagga gaccccagacaaaaaggaccaggaccccagacaaaagcgaccaggaccccagacaaaaacgaccaggaccccccCAGACAAAACGACCAGGacgccagacaaaaacgaccaggatcCCAgacaaaacgaccaggaccccagacaagaaCGACCAGGaagcccagacaaaaacgaccaggaccccagacaaaaacgaccaggaccccagacaaaaagcgaccaggaccccagacaaaaacgaccaggagcccagacaaaacgaccaggagcccagacaaaaacgaccaggctCCCAGAcaaaacgaccaggagcccagactaaaacgaccagga gaccccagacaaaaagacCCAGGAcctcagacaaaaacgaccaggaccccagacaaaaagacccaggaccccagacaaaaacgaccaggagcccagacaaaaacgaccaggaccccagacaaaagcgaccaggaccccagacaaaaagacCCAGGAcctcagacaaaaacgaccaggaccccagactaaaacgaccaggac gaccccagacaaaaagaaCCAGGAcctcagacaaaaacgaccaggaccccagacaaaaagacccaggaccccagacaaaaacgaccaggagcccagacaaaaacgaccaggaccccagacaaaagcgaccaggaccccagacaaaaagacCCAGGAcctcagacaaaaacgaccaggaccccagactaaaacgaccaggacgccagacaaaacagaccaggaccccagacaaaaacgaccagga gaccccagaccaaaacgaccaggaccccagacaaaaaggaCCAGGACCTCAGactaaaacgaccaggaccccagacaaaaacgaccaggacgccagacaaaaacgaccaggaccccagacaaaaacgaccaggactgaaccaaaaacgaccaggaccccagaccaGAACGACCAGGACCCCAAACAAAAACGACCAGAGGCCCGAACAAaagcgaccaggagcccagacaaaagcGACCAGGGCCCGAAtaacgaccaggagcccagacaaaaacgaccaggaccccagacaaaaagacCCAGGAcctcagacaaaaacgaccaggaccccagacaaaaagacccaggaccccagacaaaaacgaccaggagcccagacaaaaacgaccaggaccccagacaaaagcgaccaggaccccagacaaaaagacCCAGGAcctcagacaaaaacgaccaggaccccagactaaaacgaccaggacgccagacaaaagagaccaggaccccagactaa